One window of Chryseobacterium sp. JJR-5R genomic DNA carries:
- a CDS encoding acyl-CoA dehydrogenase family protein, producing MSYYPLTSIPDYYGIDALLTEEHKLIRQSVRDWVESSVMPRIDQAAQDHTDIAGLMKELGQIGALGPYIPVEYGGSGLDQISYGLIMQELERGDSAVRSAASVQSSLVMFPINEFGSEEQKKKYLPQLAAGEMIGSFGLTEPNHGSDPGSMETNFKDMGDHYLLNGAKMWITNSPLCDIAVVWGKNEEGKVQGLIVERGMEGFTTPETHNKWSLRASKTGELVFNNVKVPKENLLPGVTGLKGPLSCLNSARYGISWGVIGAAIDCYCTAVQYSKERRQFGKPIGSYQLQQKKLAEFLTEITKAQLLCLQLGNLKNDHKATPAQISMAKRNNVKMAIDIARESRQILGGMGIMGEFPMMRHAANLESVITYEGTHDVHLLITGMDITGINAF from the coding sequence ATGTCATATTATCCCCTTACAAGCATACCTGACTATTACGGGATTGATGCTTTACTTACCGAAGAACATAAGCTGATCCGTCAATCGGTCAGAGACTGGGTAGAAAGTTCTGTTATGCCGCGGATTGACCAGGCAGCCCAGGATCATACCGATATTGCGGGACTGATGAAGGAATTGGGACAAATCGGGGCTTTAGGCCCTTATATACCGGTTGAGTACGGAGGTTCCGGTCTTGACCAGATTTCTTACGGCCTTATCATGCAGGAACTGGAAAGAGGAGATTCTGCGGTACGTTCAGCAGCTTCAGTGCAGAGTTCGCTGGTGATGTTCCCGATCAATGAATTCGGTTCTGAAGAGCAGAAAAAGAAATACCTGCCTCAGCTGGCTGCCGGGGAAATGATCGGATCTTTCGGATTGACCGAGCCTAACCACGGTTCAGACCCGGGGTCTATGGAGACTAATTTTAAAGATATGGGCGACCACTACCTTCTGAACGGGGCTAAAATGTGGATCACCAATTCGCCGCTTTGCGATATCGCGGTGGTCTGGGGCAAAAATGAAGAAGGGAAAGTGCAGGGACTGATCGTTGAAAGGGGCATGGAAGGCTTTACTACTCCGGAAACCCATAACAAATGGAGCTTAAGGGCTTCCAAAACGGGTGAACTGGTATTCAATAACGTAAAGGTGCCTAAAGAAAACCTGCTTCCGGGTGTTACCGGACTGAAAGGGCCTTTATCCTGCCTGAATTCCGCCAGATACGGGATATCCTGGGGCGTTATCGGGGCAGCCATTGACTGCTACTGTACCGCAGTGCAGTATTCCAAAGAAAGAAGGCAGTTCGGGAAACCGATTGGCTCCTACCAGCTGCAGCAGAAAAAACTGGCTGAATTCTTAACGGAGATTACCAAGGCACAGTTACTTTGCTTACAGCTGGGCAACCTTAAAAACGACCATAAAGCAACACCGGCCCAGATTTCAATGGCGAAAAGAAACAATGTAAAAATGGCCATCGATATCGCAAGGGAATCCCGGCAGATCTTAGGCGGAATGGGAATCATGGGTGAATTTCCGATGATGAGGCATGCTGCCAACCTGGAATCCGTTATTACTTATGAAGGTACCCACGATGTTCATCTGCTGATTACAGGCATGGATATTACCGGGATCAATGCTTTCTAA
- a CDS encoding RagB/SusD family nutrient uptake outer membrane protein: MTALVLTELTIRRQEHLFSVRILHSKKLTMKNKIYKISIAASLFLGLAITGVSCNNENIEDVKYLGAFPTDSFFRNEQECFFALVGTYDVVRKYAGGFENMVTFFNAGSDDFYAGGGSGTDGAGIQGISNFQINPNTIPASYWRDYYQGISRANVLIEKIPQADMSDAVKNRFTAEAKTLRALYYFDLLRTFGNIPLILKEIKATDDYYNIPQATPAAVYTQIEQDLLAAIPNLPATVSGVERGRLTQGAAKALLGKVYLYENKKAEAAAQLASVNGTPGTSSQYGYKLVQNFADLWVTDNKFTTESIFEVMHTNQGSSDWGFWGQGKDEGNSICIMTAPRGYSKLKDDAPDLIAGWAFNPVTENLFNFMQGDPRLNASIMNIKSLKQQGKADYSGAYMDSGYFLNKYLPTLSEKTTLPGAWELNFRKNYILIRLADTYLMEAEALNGSGSRAQVLLDAVRARVGLASVPVSIQAIKDERRRELIGEGHRFFDLVRWGDAPSALAFKGFVAGKNEIMPIPYTELTGTILKQNPKY; the protein is encoded by the coding sequence GTGACAGCTTTGGTATTGACAGAGCTTACTATCCGCAGGCAAGAACATTTATTTTCGGTGCGAATATTACATTCTAAAAAATTAACAATGAAAAATAAAATTTATAAAATAAGCATAGCTGCGTCACTTTTTTTAGGACTGGCAATTACCGGTGTTTCATGTAATAATGAAAATATCGAAGATGTAAAATACTTGGGAGCATTTCCTACAGACAGCTTTTTCAGAAATGAGCAAGAATGCTTTTTCGCATTGGTTGGTACTTATGATGTTGTACGGAAATATGCAGGAGGATTTGAAAACATGGTAACTTTCTTTAATGCAGGTTCAGATGACTTCTATGCAGGAGGAGGAAGTGGTACAGACGGGGCCGGAATTCAGGGGATATCTAATTTTCAAATTAATCCGAATACCATACCAGCAAGTTACTGGAGAGATTATTATCAGGGAATTTCAAGAGCAAATGTGCTTATCGAAAAAATTCCTCAGGCAGATATGAGTGATGCCGTTAAGAATAGATTCACAGCAGAAGCAAAAACTCTTAGAGCTTTATATTATTTCGATCTTCTCCGTACCTTCGGTAATATTCCGCTTATCCTTAAAGAAATAAAGGCAACAGATGATTATTATAATATTCCTCAAGCTACTCCTGCCGCAGTATACACACAGATAGAGCAGGATTTGCTGGCTGCAATTCCCAATCTGCCTGCTACAGTGAGCGGTGTAGAAAGAGGAAGGCTTACACAAGGTGCTGCGAAAGCACTGTTGGGAAAAGTATATCTGTATGAAAATAAGAAAGCTGAAGCTGCTGCACAATTAGCATCTGTTAATGGTACTCCCGGAACAAGCAGCCAATATGGTTATAAACTTGTACAGAACTTTGCAGATCTCTGGGTTACAGATAACAAGTTTACTACCGAATCTATTTTTGAAGTAATGCATACTAATCAGGGAAGTTCAGACTGGGGTTTTTGGGGACAAGGTAAAGATGAAGGAAATTCAATCTGTATTATGACGGCTCCAAGAGGCTACAGTAAGCTTAAAGATGATGCCCCGGATCTTATAGCCGGATGGGCATTTAATCCTGTTACAGAAAATCTTTTTAATTTTATGCAGGGAGATCCGAGACTCAATGCATCCATTATGAACATAAAATCATTAAAACAGCAGGGTAAGGCTGATTACTCTGGTGCATATATGGATTCAGGATATTTTCTTAATAAATATCTTCCTACATTAAGTGAAAAAACAACTTTGCCAGGTGCTTGGGAATTAAATTTCAGAAAAAACTATATTCTGATAAGATTGGCAGATACTTATCTTATGGAAGCTGAGGCACTTAACGGTTCGGGCTCCAGAGCACAAGTTCTGTTAGATGCAGTAAGGGCAAGAGTCGGACTGGCATCAGTTCCAGTTTCTATACAGGCAATTAAAGATGAAAGAAGAAGAGAACTGATAGGAGAAGGACATCGGTTTTTCGATTTGGTAAGATGGGGAGATGCTCCTTCAGCATTAGCATTTAAAGGCTTTGTAGCAGGTAAAAACGAAATTATGCCAATTCCTTATACAGAACTTACCGGTACGATTCTTAAACAAAATCCTAAATATTAA
- a CDS encoding MFS transporter, with amino-acid sequence MMTSTARISLPLKLTFLIFSMVLNCMGLVILQLSEAKITFEKLGFLESFKDLPIAFISLFAVNFISRFGTKKSLILALSIVGICSLILPFVEVFWFYKLWFAIVGTCFAIGKICVYGILRHNISDEKSLARTMNSVEASFMIGIFVVNIGFGSLISSRFSEFWKFGFLSISLLSAITIFLFLKLPVSESVPTEKESMLRELSKLVNPLMALFLAIIFSIVFIEQSFNSWLPSFYKNHLKVNSFFSLQATSLMAVFSYIGRIITANLIQRFALSKYYTACLSLIMLVLAVISGIQFFGADDAEILLFLFPVTGLFLSPLYPVISSKMIARVDKSRTHLFTSLIVIFSSLGSSVSSIMMSVLFGNRMLGYYSLYILSAVTVLLIISLIYFKLADRTFEK; translated from the coding sequence ATGATGACCAGCACTGCCCGAATCTCCCTTCCGCTGAAACTTACTTTTCTTATTTTTTCAATGGTGCTTAATTGTATGGGCCTGGTTATCCTGCAGCTTTCGGAGGCAAAAATCACCTTCGAAAAACTCGGTTTCCTGGAATCTTTCAAAGATCTGCCGATTGCTTTTATCTCCCTTTTTGCCGTCAATTTCATCAGCAGGTTCGGGACTAAAAAATCACTCATTCTTGCCCTGTCCATTGTCGGGATCTGCTCATTAATCCTGCCGTTCGTGGAAGTATTCTGGTTTTATAAATTATGGTTTGCCATTGTCGGGACCTGTTTTGCCATCGGGAAGATTTGTGTATACGGAATACTCAGGCACAATATTTCAGATGAGAAATCTTTAGCCAGGACCATGAACAGTGTCGAGGCTTCTTTCATGATCGGCATTTTCGTTGTGAACATCGGTTTCGGATCGCTTATTTCCAGCCGCTTTTCAGAATTCTGGAAATTCGGTTTCTTATCCATTTCATTACTGTCAGCTATTACAATCTTCCTGTTTTTAAAGCTTCCTGTCTCAGAATCTGTGCCTACTGAAAAAGAGAGCATGCTCAGAGAACTTTCAAAACTGGTTAATCCTCTGATGGCTCTATTTTTAGCCATTATTTTCTCCATCGTATTCATAGAACAGAGCTTTAATTCCTGGCTGCCTTCATTTTATAAGAACCATCTGAAGGTAAATTCTTTTTTCTCGCTCCAGGCTACATCACTCATGGCTGTTTTTTCCTATATCGGAAGAATCATTACAGCTAATCTGATCCAAAGGTTTGCCCTGTCGAAATATTATACCGCCTGCCTCTCGCTCATTATGCTGGTACTGGCTGTCATCAGCGGTATCCAGTTCTTCGGTGCAGATGATGCAGAAATACTATTGTTTTTATTCCCCGTTACCGGCCTTTTCCTTTCACCGCTGTATCCTGTGATCAGTTCGAAAATGATCGCCCGGGTAGACAAAAGCAGGACCCACCTTTTCACTTCACTGATTGTCATTTTCTCATCTCTGGGAAGTTCTGTAAGTTCTATTATGATGTCTGTTCTGTTCGGAAACCGGATGCTGGGCTATTATTCACTGTACATTCTGTCGGCCGTTACCGTACTGCTGATCATAAGTTTGATTTATTTTAAGCTTGCAGACCGTACTTTTGAAAAATAA
- a CDS encoding NUDIX hydrolase translates to MKTKNEKNKETLQELIDTKDFVAHISVDCTIFGFHNNILKVLLLKYHDLNLWSLPGGFVFNDEDLREAAARVLHERTHLKDIFLKQFHTFGRIDRTENNVHQILLNNKGIEVPKDHWIFQRFVTVGYCSLIDFSMANTFPDAFNESCEWFEVNKLPQMAFDHDRIIETGLEYLRMNINTEVAASNLLPEKFTMKDLQSLYETILGESFRRNNFQRKILSLNILERLEKLYDGSANKAPYLYKFKNRIYHPANQYPISNEDEH, encoded by the coding sequence ATGAAAACCAAAAACGAAAAAAACAAAGAAACCCTTCAGGAACTTATCGATACAAAGGACTTTGTAGCACACATATCGGTAGACTGCACCATATTTGGTTTTCATAACAATATCCTGAAAGTCCTGCTTCTTAAGTACCACGACCTGAATCTGTGGTCGCTGCCCGGAGGTTTCGTATTCAATGATGAAGATCTCCGGGAGGCCGCTGCGCGGGTTTTACACGAGAGGACGCATCTTAAGGATATTTTCCTTAAACAGTTCCATACCTTCGGAAGAATTGACCGGACTGAAAACAATGTCCATCAGATTCTTCTCAATAACAAAGGCATTGAAGTCCCTAAGGACCACTGGATTTTCCAGCGGTTTGTTACAGTCGGATACTGCAGCCTGATTGATTTTTCAATGGCCAATACATTTCCCGATGCTTTTAACGAAAGCTGTGAATGGTTTGAAGTAAACAAACTTCCGCAGATGGCTTTCGACCATGACCGCATTATCGAAACCGGACTGGAATACCTGAGGATGAACATCAATACCGAAGTGGCGGCGAGCAACCTTTTACCGGAAAAATTTACGATGAAAGACTTACAGTCGCTCTATGAAACCATTTTAGGGGAATCGTTCAGAAGAAACAATTTCCAGCGCAAGATCTTAAGCCTTAATATTTTGGAAAGGCTGGAAAAGCTGTATGACGGCTCTGCCAACAAAGCGCCGTATTTATACAAGTTTAAAAACAGGATTTACCATCCTGCCAACCAGTACCCTATTTCCAACGAAGATGAACATTAG
- a CDS encoding glycoside hydrolase family 30 protein, with product MKSQHSYSFFRGAALCGVALLSFLNCSSTSSDLSNNDNPGSGTGAGTGTGDPIQVWLTKGDQSVKLQQQGNASFSGTAGTGTTIEVDASQVFQTVDGFGYTLTGGSVQVINQLSTAKKQELLNDLFSSSGIGISYLRISIGASDLNSEVFTYNDLPSGQTDANLAQFSLTKDQAVVQMLKDILAINPNIKILATPWTAPVWMKDNGNSIGGSLKPEYYSVYAKYFVKYIQAMQAEGIKIDAITPQNEPLHPGNNPSMYMTAGDQATFIKAHLGPAFQAANINTKIIAYDHNCDNPAYPLAVLNDPAANPFVDGSAFHLYAGDISALGTVHNLFPNKNVYFTEQWTSSTGNFSGDLDWHVKNIVIGSMRNWSRNALEWNVANDASFGPHTPGGCTQCKGAVTITGGSSYDKNVAYYIIAHASKFVPANSQRIASTQGDNLSTVAFKTPQGKTVLIVQNSNTGDKTFNIKYNQQTASVTMPGISTATYIF from the coding sequence ATGAAATCACAACATTCATATAGTTTCTTTAGAGGTGCTGCGCTTTGCGGTGTAGCACTTCTTTCTTTTTTAAACTGCAGCAGTACATCTTCGGATTTATCGAATAATGATAATCCCGGAAGCGGAACAGGAGCAGGAACCGGTACGGGAGACCCTATACAGGTATGGCTTACCAAAGGAGACCAGTCCGTAAAACTCCAGCAGCAGGGCAATGCGTCTTTTTCAGGAACCGCTGGTACGGGAACAACCATTGAGGTGGATGCTTCACAGGTATTCCAGACAGTGGACGGGTTCGGGTATACCCTTACCGGAGGAAGTGTCCAGGTGATCAACCAGCTGAGCACAGCCAAAAAACAGGAACTGCTAAATGACCTGTTCAGCAGTTCGGGAATCGGGATAAGCTACCTGCGGATCAGCATCGGGGCTTCCGATCTTAACAGTGAAGTTTTTACCTACAATGATCTGCCTTCCGGCCAGACCGATGCAAACCTTGCACAGTTCAGCCTTACGAAAGACCAGGCCGTTGTTCAGATGTTAAAGGATATTCTGGCAATCAATCCCAATATTAAAATCCTTGCTACGCCGTGGACGGCCCCGGTATGGATGAAAGACAACGGAAACAGCATCGGAGGAAGCTTAAAACCGGAGTATTACAGTGTTTATGCAAAATACTTTGTGAAATACATCCAGGCTATGCAGGCTGAGGGCATTAAGATTGATGCCATCACGCCTCAGAACGAGCCGTTGCATCCCGGTAACAACCCGAGCATGTACATGACGGCCGGAGATCAGGCAACATTCATCAAAGCACATTTAGGGCCGGCTTTTCAAGCTGCCAACATCAATACCAAGATTATCGCGTATGACCACAATTGCGATAATCCGGCTTATCCGCTGGCTGTTTTAAATGATCCGGCTGCAAATCCTTTCGTAGACGGTTCGGCATTTCATTTATACGCCGGGGATATTTCTGCCTTAGGTACCGTCCACAACCTGTTTCCGAATAAAAATGTGTATTTTACGGAACAGTGGACGAGCTCTACCGGAAATTTCTCAGGAGATCTGGACTGGCATGTTAAAAATATTGTCATCGGTTCCATGAGGAACTGGAGCAGAAACGCATTGGAATGGAATGTCGCCAATGATGCATCATTCGGACCGCATACGCCGGGCGGATGTACGCAATGTAAAGGTGCCGTTACAATCACAGGTGGATCAAGTTATGATAAAAATGTTGCCTATTACATCATTGCCCATGCCTCAAAATTTGTTCCGGCAAATTCTCAGAGAATTGCTTCCACACAAGGGGATAACCTTTCAACGGTCGCTTTCAAGACGCCTCAGGGGAAAACGGTTTT
- a CDS encoding TonB-dependent receptor, with amino-acid sequence MNVKISRSLGMVAVLYFTANFSAQNTSNDTVSKETKIEEVVMIGYGTQKKSNVTGAISSIKASDIENIPAGKPEQVLQGRAAGVNVITNSGQPGSGATIRVRGITSFGASNDPLWVVDGIVVDGIGWLNQSDIENIEVLKDGASSAIYGVSAARGVILVTTKKGKRGRLNLSYNGFYGIGNASRKLDLLNATQYATILNEAYVNGGQAPKFSNPQSLGAGTDWQDVIFNTSERSNHEFSINGGNEKSTFYGSFGYYDQTGIVMSDISYYKRLTARLNSTHKLTNWLTVGQTLAYTHTKSQGINSNGEFGGPLSSAVNLDPTTPILNPDISSVPLAARPFVVKDANGVPYGISSLVQNEMTNPLAFRYTQLGNTGWSDDFIANVFADLKVMKDLTFRSSINGKKAYWGNKNFTPLYYLSANYSNLGVNSLSRTNQEKFEWSLENTINYQKRFGKHNLNLLAGNGYYEYNIGFGQTVTHSNLPISSYLDASFNFDVGRANQTVNAWDNINTHKVSYFGRIIYDYDNKYLFTGTLRRDGSSKFGANNHWGTFPAFSLGWNVNNESFWPENKIINTLKLRGGYGILGNDGINDFQFASFYVSGANYPFYNSSGTEVIQPGYLPNTLANPDLKWETTSQLNFAADFRFLNNFNLTVDYYKKKTSDILRQIYIPGYVGVTVAPTANIGDMENEGVEVELGYKKNWSDWGVSVNGNFAYLKNTVTRLEQGRDYIDGPGFQSMGPVSRIQVGESYGSFYGYNTLGIFQNQAQINSYVNANGQMILPDAKPGDFIWADANGDGRITDADKVNLGNSVPKFTFGMTVNLNYKNWDFMVFAQGQAGNKIFQGLRRLDLLNANYQTAILDRWTGEGTSNSTPRVTVDDTNHNYTWMSGYYLQKGDYVRVKLIQLGYTLPQTMTQNFGVGKLRLYVTAENLFTFTKYTGYDPEIAAGDSFGIDRAYYPQARTFIFGANITF; translated from the coding sequence ATGAATGTAAAAATATCTAGAAGTTTAGGGATGGTTGCCGTGCTCTACTTTACGGCAAATTTCAGTGCCCAGAACACATCGAATGACACCGTTTCCAAGGAGACCAAAATCGAGGAAGTGGTAATGATCGGCTACGGTACCCAGAAGAAAAGCAATGTAACGGGAGCCATTTCCAGCATCAAGGCGAGTGACATTGAAAACATTCCTGCGGGTAAGCCGGAGCAGGTACTTCAGGGCAGGGCAGCCGGTGTGAATGTAATTACCAATTCCGGACAGCCGGGATCCGGAGCAACAATCCGTGTAAGAGGGATTACCAGTTTCGGAGCAAGCAATGACCCTCTTTGGGTGGTTGATGGAATTGTTGTTGACGGAATCGGTTGGCTGAATCAATCTGATATAGAAAATATTGAAGTCTTAAAAGATGGTGCATCATCTGCCATTTACGGAGTTTCGGCGGCCAGAGGTGTAATTCTGGTCACTACTAAAAAAGGAAAACGAGGAAGGCTTAATTTAAGCTATAATGGATTTTACGGCATCGGTAATGCTTCTAGGAAATTAGACCTTTTAAATGCTACACAGTATGCAACGATTCTGAATGAGGCATATGTAAATGGTGGCCAAGCTCCAAAATTCAGTAACCCGCAATCCTTAGGAGCCGGAACAGATTGGCAGGATGTAATTTTCAATACAAGTGAAAGATCAAACCATGAATTCAGTATCAACGGAGGCAACGAGAAGTCAACATTCTACGGATCTTTTGGGTATTATGATCAGACCGGTATCGTAATGAGTGATATTTCATATTACAAAAGACTTACAGCACGTTTAAACTCTACTCATAAACTCACGAACTGGCTTACAGTAGGACAAACATTAGCATACACACATACAAAATCACAGGGAATCAATTCCAATGGAGAATTTGGAGGACCATTGAGCTCTGCAGTTAATCTGGATCCTACAACACCTATTCTTAATCCTGACATTTCCAGTGTTCCTCTGGCTGCAAGGCCTTTTGTAGTAAAAGATGCCAATGGAGTCCCATATGGTATTTCCAGTCTTGTTCAGAATGAAATGACAAATCCTCTTGCTTTCAGATATACTCAACTGGGCAATACCGGATGGAGCGATGATTTTATTGCTAATGTGTTTGCAGATCTAAAGGTTATGAAAGATCTTACTTTCAGATCATCGATCAACGGGAAAAAAGCATATTGGGGAAATAAGAATTTTACTCCTCTGTATTATTTAAGTGCTAATTATAGTAATTTAGGAGTAAACAGCCTTAGCAGAACGAATCAGGAAAAGTTTGAGTGGAGTCTGGAAAATACAATTAACTATCAAAAAAGATTTGGTAAACACAATCTGAACCTGCTAGCAGGTAATGGGTATTACGAATATAATATCGGTTTCGGACAAACTGTAACGCACAGTAATCTGCCTATTTCGAGCTATTTGGATGCTTCATTTAATTTTGATGTGGGAAGAGCAAATCAGACAGTCAATGCTTGGGATAACATCAATACGCATAAAGTATCATATTTCGGAAGGATAATATATGATTATGATAATAAATATTTATTTACAGGAACATTGCGAAGAGATGGTTCTTCAAAATTCGGAGCGAATAATCATTGGGGAACATTTCCTGCATTTTCCCTTGGCTGGAATGTAAATAATGAAAGCTTTTGGCCTGAAAACAAAATCATTAATACGCTTAAACTTCGTGGAGGATATGGTATTTTAGGAAATGACGGAATTAATGATTTCCAATTTGCAAGCTTCTATGTATCGGGAGCTAACTATCCTTTTTATAACAGTTCAGGTACTGAAGTTATACAGCCCGGATACCTGCCTAACACTTTAGCAAATCCTGATTTGAAATGGGAAACTACTTCGCAGCTAAACTTTGCCGCCGACTTTAGGTTCCTAAATAATTTTAACTTAACAGTAGATTATTATAAGAAAAAAACCTCTGATATCCTAAGGCAAATTTATATTCCGGGATATGTTGGTGTAACAGTAGCTCCGACAGCGAATATAGGTGATATGGAGAATGAAGGAGTAGAGGTAGAATTGGGATATAAGAAAAACTGGTCTGATTGGGGTGTATCTGTAAACGGAAATTTCGCCTATCTGAAAAATACCGTTACAAGACTTGAACAAGGCAGAGACTATATTGATGGCCCCGGATTTCAGTCTATGGGACCAGTATCAAGAATCCAGGTAGGAGAATCTTATGGTTCATTTTATGGATATAATACATTAGGGATTTTCCAAAACCAAGCTCAGATTAACTCTTATGTAAACGCCAACGGACAAATGATTCTTCCAGATGCTAAACCTGGAGACTTTATCTGGGCAGATGCTAATGGAGATGGAAGAATTACAGATGCTGATAAAGTGAATCTCGGAAATTCTGTACCTAAATTCACTTTCGGGATGACCGTTAATCTGAATTATAAAAATTGGGATTTTATGGTATTTGCACAGGGCCAGGCAGGTAATAAAATTTTTCAGGGTTTAAGAAGGCTTGATCTGTTAAATGCCAATTACCAGACAGCAATTTTAGACCGATGGACAGGCGAGGGCACTTCAAATTCTACACCAAGGGTAACGGTTGATGATACCAATCATAATTACACATGGATGTCAGGTTATTATTTGCAAAAAGGAGATTATGTGAGAGTAAAGTTGATTCAGCTTGGGTATACTCTTCCACAAACCATGACACAAAATTTCGGTGTGGGTAAACTTCGTCTTTATGTAACTGCAGAAAACTTGTTTACATTTACAAAATATACGGGATATGATCCTGAAATCGCAGCAGGTGACAGCTTTGGTATTGACAGAGCTTACTATCCGCAGGCAAGAACATTTATTTTCGGTGCGAATATTACATTCTAA